Proteins co-encoded in one Prunus persica cultivar Lovell chromosome G6, Prunus_persica_NCBIv2, whole genome shotgun sequence genomic window:
- the LOC18772391 gene encoding protein DETOXIFICATION 27 → MASNSALVEAEVPLLDDIASTVRSKHEHSDDEDQGTLARRSWIESKKLWHIVGPAIFSRVASYSMLVITQAFAGHLGDLELAAISIANNVIVGFDFGLLLGMASALETLCGQAYGAKRYYMLGVYMQRSWIVLFLCCILLLPIYLFASPFLKLLGQPTEVAELSGIVAMSMIPLHFSFAFQFPLQRFLQSQLKTGVIAWVSLLALAVHVFVSWFFVYRLHFGVIGTAITINFSWWVLVFGLLGYTVCGGCPLTWAGFSMEAFSGLWEFTKLSAASGVMLCLESWYYRILILMTGNLQNAEIAVDALSICMTINGWEMMIPLAFFAGTGVRVANELGAGSGKRAKFATKVAVVTSIIIGLFFWLLIMMFHKEVGYIFTTSEAVLTEVSSLSLLLAFTILLNSVQPVLSGVAVGSGWQSYVAYINLGCYYLIGVPLGFLMGWAFHQGVMGIWAGMIFGGTAVQTLILAIITIRCDWEKEAEKATMHILKWTDKK, encoded by the exons ATGGCAAGCAACAGTGCACTAGTGGAGGCGGAGGTTCCTTTGTTGGATGATATAGCTTCAACCGTCCGATCAAAACATGAACACAGTGATGATGAAGATCAAGGCACTCTTGCAAGGAGATCTTGGATTGAGTCAAAGAAGTTGTGGCACATAGTTGGTCCAGCAATCTTTAGCCGTGTTGCGTCTTATTCCATGCTGGTTATAACTCAAGCCTTTGCTGGTCATCTTGGTGACCTTGAGCTTGCTGCAATCTCCATTGCCAATAATGTCAtagttggttttgattttggtcTCTTG TTGGGGATGGCAAGTGCTTTAGAAACACTATGTGGGCAAGCTTATGGGGCCAAGAGGTACTATATGCTTGGAGTTTACATGCAAAGATCATGGATCGTTTTGTTCTTGTGCTGTATTCTGCTTTTGCCAATTTATCTGTTTGCCTCTCCATTTCTAAAGCTTTTGGGGCAACCCACAGAAGTAGCAGAGCTATCTGGGATTGTGGCCATGAGCATGATTCCACTTCACTTCAGCTTTGCTTTTCAGTTCCCATTGCAGAGGTTCTTACAGAGCCAGCTGAAGACAGGCGTGATTGCTTGGGTGTCTCTGCTTGCTCTTGCAGTGCATGTGTTTGTGAGCTGGTTTTTTGTGTATAGGCTTCACTTTGGTGTGATTGGTACTGCAATTACCATAAACTTttcttggtgggttttggtgTTTGGGCTTCTGGGTTACACTGTTTGTGGTGGTTGCCCCTTGACTTGGGCTGGTTTCTCCATGGAAGCTTTTTCTGGTCTCTGGGAATTTACCAAACTTTCTGCTGCTTCTGGTGTTATGCTctg CCTGGAGAGTTGGTACTACAGAATACTGATCTTGATGACTGGGAATCTACAGAATGCAGAGATAGCTGTGGATGCTTTGTCTATATG CATGACGATCAATGGCTGGGAGATGATGATTCCTCTGGCTTTTTTCGCAGGAACTGG AGTGAGGGTTGCAAATGAGCTTGGAGCTGGGAGTGGGAAGAGAGCCAAGTTTGCCACCAAAGTGGCAGTTGTTACATCAATTATAATTGGCCTCTTCTTCTGGCTCCTGATCATGATGTTCCACAAAGAGGTCGGCTATATATTTACAACTAGTGAAGCTGTACTTACTGAAGTCAGCAGCCTCTCCCTCCTATTAGCCTTCACAATTCTCCTCAACAGTGTTCAACCAGTTCTCTCTG GAGTAGCTGTGGGGTCCGGTTGGCAATCTTATGTGGCATACATAAACTTGGGTTGCTATTATCTCATTGGGGTTCCTCTTGGGTTTTTAATGGGATGGGCTTTCCATCAAGGAGTTATG GGAATTTGGGCTGGAATGATCTTTGGAGGGACAGCAGTCCAAACCTTGATATTGGCCATTATCACCATTCGATGCGACTGGGAAAAAGAG GCAGAGAAAGCAACCATGCACATATTGAAGTGGACAGacaaaaaatag
- the LOC18775067 gene encoding putative clathrin assembly protein At4g40080 has protein sequence MGRTSKLRELMGAIKDKASQSKAAILCKLNTNTLSSSSSLHLTLLRATTHDPFTPPNPKSLAALLSFGLSSRATASSAVESLMDRLQTTHDSAVALKCLLAVHHVIKYGSFILQDQLSVYPAGGGRNYLNLSNFRDDSTPVAWELSSWVRWYAQYIENLLLTSRLLGFFVGSNSCIVEKDKEEERVSALLNGNLVRETESLVSLLEGICKRPESLGLGGNRLVIEVLGLVGEDQISAMNEISVRVNEFDERLNCLSFGDSVELLGALKRSEDCEGRLLAVPNVKNDLVEGFWGLIREMKTKVGKEKESNNKLMATMRVEKESYSESARFGDRVLRPSDWVRFSSGRLAVDAFHLSTIQSCAR, from the coding sequence ATGGGACGCACAAGTAAGCTCAGAGAGCTGATGGGGGCAATCAAAGACAAGGCCTCCCAAAGCAAGGCAGCAATCCTTTGTAAACTCAACACAAAcactctctcctcctcctcctccctccACCTCACCCTCCTCCGCGCCACAACCCATGACCCTTTCACGCCCCCAAACCCCAAAAGCCTCGCTGCGCTGCTCTCCTTTGGCCTCAGCTCACGTGCCACCGCTTCCTCCGCCGTGGAGTCCCTCATGGACCGCCTCCAAACCACCCACGACTCCGCCGTCGCCCTCAAGTGCCTCCTCGCCGTCCACCACGTCATCAAGTACGGCTCCTTCATCCTCCAGGACCAGCTCTCCGTGTACCCCGCCGGCGGAGGCAGAAACTACCTCAATCTCTCCAATTTCAGAGACGATTCTACCCCTGTAGCCTGGGAGCTCTCCTCCTGGGTCCGATGGTACGCTCAGTACATCGAAAACCTCCTCTTAACATCTCGGCTTCTGGGTTTCTTCGTCGGCTCGAATTCCTGCATCGTGGAGAAAGACAAAGAAGAGGAGCGAGTCTCGGCGCTTTTGAATGGCAATTTGGTCCGAGAGACCGAGTCTCTAGTGAGTCTGCTTGAGGGGATTTGCAAACGGCCCGAGTCCTTGGGTTTGGGCGGGAACAGGTTGGTGATTGAGGTTCTGGGTTTGGTGGGCGAGGATCAGATTTCTGCAATGAACGAAATTTCGGTCCGAGTTAACGAGTTTGACGAGCGGCTCAACTGTCTGAGTTTCGGCGACTCGGTCGAGTTGCTGGGCGCGTTGAAGCGGTCGGAGGATTGCGAAGGGAGGCTTTTGGCGGTGCCGAATGTAAAGAATGATTTGGTTGAGGGATTTTGGGGTTTGATAAGAGAGATGAAGACTAAGGTTgggaaggagaaagagagcaaTAATAAGTTAATGGCGACGATGAGAGTGGAGAAAGAGAGTTACAGTGAGTCGGCTCGGTTTGGTGACCGAGTTCTGAGGCCATCTGACTGGGTCCGGTTCTCGTCGGGGAGATTGGCCGTGGATGCCTTTCATTTGTCTACTATTCAGTCGTGTGCTCGATGA